The Oncorhynchus mykiss isolate Arlee chromosome 28, USDA_OmykA_1.1, whole genome shotgun sequence genome includes a window with the following:
- the LOC110508787 gene encoding enhancer of polycomb homolog 1 isoform X1, with translation MSKLSFRARALDASKPLPVFRCEDLPDLHEYASINRAVPQMPTGMEKEEESEHHLQRAMSAQSVYGEKHNMVIPVPEADGNIAYYESLYPGEFKMPKQLIHIQPFTLDTEQPDYDLDTEDEVFVNKLKKKMEITFLQFEEMVDRLEKGSGQQAVSLQEAKLLLKEDDELIKEVFDYWTRKRKIGKHGTLHPTVKQEKRDGSSTSDPYVAFRRRTEKMQTRKNRKNEEAGYEKMLKLRRDLSRAVTILEMIKRREKSKRELLHLTLEIVEKRNVMSDFGGEIMAEVLAQRALAKPAHIIPLAPLTNSNQYRHQDHMDLKEYKSKPEKTEVVRQKRKYERKPKVLPLSAAAPHYSGPSVFNAKDVHQYDFPSSDDELHSQMHSGSSEAEEENDPDGSFSFRRKAGCQYYASRLDHCGSWPWVSPSEGGLGDTRYRYCLTTLTVPPRCLGMARRRLGRGGRVLLDRAHTDFDNVFHGLDSEMLDLPAHSPVTDKFASTSQTNTSDRTSSYSSSSADLSRILLNIKSSRWRHFRPRTLSLHDEDNTVTDPLFRRLGRGQSRITATLAGTTGPLRGAGHTAPTAAFTAQQYQQHQEQLALMQKQQLEQIQQQQQANSASSTANSTQLLVSKMLDSASAQFAATALVTTDQLLALKTKDEEGPGCGVNGVLSPSGVYKGLHLTSTASLSPAAPTSTPSPLTTTTPSSPFLLPSTFNNGTPHTNAAKSTATQVLMGNNNNLHLSMSSLGGPAGGALTKRHIPRTLSHAHVAVSSSALKLAANCQMPKVSTNTPSMDIVPRDNQDQDKPALNSISDNTVAMEVT, from the exons GAACACCATCTCCAGAGGGCCATGTCGGCTCAGTCGGTGTATGGAGAGAAACACAACATGGTCATCCCTGTCCCGGAGGCAGACGGCAACATTGCCTACTACGAGTCCCTCTACCCCGGAGAGTTCAAGATGCCAAAGCAGCTTATTCACATACAGC cTTTCACCCTGGACACAGAGCAGCCGGACTATGACCTGGACACAGAAGACGAGGTGTTTGTGAACAAGCTAAAGAAGAAGATGGAGATCACCTTCCTGCAGTTTGAGGAGATGGTCGACCGTCTGGAGAAAGGCAGTGGGCAGCAG GCGGTGAGCCTGCAGGAGGCCAAGCTGCTGTTGAAGGAGGATGACGAGCTGATCAAGGAAGTGTTTGACTATTGGACCAGGAAGAGGAAAATCGGCAAGCACGGCACGCTGCACCCCACTGTGAAGCAGGAGAAGAGGGACGGCTCCAGCACCTCAGACCCCTACGTGGCCTTTCGCAGAAGGACGGAGAAGATGCAGACCAGAAAG AACCGTAAGAACGAGGAGGCTGGGTATGAGAAGATGCTGAAACTGCGGCGGGACCTGAGCCGAGCCGTCACCATCCTGGAGATGAtcaagaggagggagaagagcaagagagagctgCTGCACCTCACCCTGGAGATCGTAGAGAAGAG GAACGTTATGTCGGACTTCGGTGGTGAGATCATGGCTGAAGTGCTGGCCCAGCGAGCTCTGGCCAAGCCTGCCCATATTATTCCCCTGGCGCCGCTGACCAACAGCAACCAGTACAGACATCAGGACCACATGGACCTCAAGGAGTACAAGTCCAAG CCGGAGAAGACTGAGGTCGTCAGGCAGAAGAGGAAGTATGAGAGGAAGCCTAAAGTCTTACCCCTGTCAGCTGCTGCCCCTCACTACTCTGGCCCCTCTGTGTTCAACGCTAAGGACGTCCACCAGTATGACTTCCCCAGTTCAGATGATGAGCTGCACTCCCAG atGCACTCCGGCTCCTCAGAAGCTGAGGAGGAGAATGACCCCGATGGTTCCTTTTCATTCCGAAGGAAAGCAGGCTGTCAATATTATGCT TCTCGATTGGACCACTGCGGCAGCTGGCCGTGGGTCAGTCCGTCAGAGGGAGGTCTGGGAGACACTCGTTACCGCTACTGCCTCACCACTCTCACCGTGCCACCACGCTGCCTTGGCATGGCACGACGACGCCTGGGACGGGGGGGCAG ggTTTTGCTGGACAGGGCGCACACAGACTTTGACAATGTATTTCATGGGCTGGACTCTGAAATGCTTGACCTGCCTGCCCACTCTCCAGTCACAGACAAGTTTGCTAGTACCTCACAAACAAATACCTCGGACAGAACCTCTTCTTATTCTTCCTCTTCTGCGGACCTCAGTCGGATACTGTTGAACATTAAGTCGAGCCGATGGAGGCACTTTAGGCCCCGGACACTATCACTACACGACGAGGACAACACAGTCACAGATCCTTTGTTCAGGAGGCTGGGCAGGGGCCAGAGTCGCATCACCGCTACCCTGGCTGGCACCACTGGCCCCCTGAGAGGAGCTGGCCACACGGCCCCCACAGCTG CTTTCACCGCCCAACAATACCAGCAGCATCAGGAGCAGCTGGCCTTGATGCAGAAACAGCAGCTTGAACAGATCCAACAGCAGCAACAAGCCAACAGCGCCTCCTCCACTGCCAACAGCACACAG CTTTTGGTCTCCAAGATGTTAGATTCTGCCAGTGCCCAGTTTGCTGCAACTGCCCTGGTGACCACAGACCAGCTGCTGGCCTTGAAGACTAAGGATGAGGAAGGGCCGGGTTGTGGGGTCAACGGGGTCCTTTCACCCTCAG GTGTCTACAAGGGCTTGCACCTCACTAGCACAGCATCTCTGTCGCCTGCTGcccccacctccacccctagccctctgaccaccactaccccctcctcccccttcctcttgcCCAGCACTTTCAACAACGGCACCCCCCACACCAATGCTGCCAAGTCCACTGCCACTCAGGTCCTGATGGGGAACAACAACAACCTCCATCTGAGCATGTCCTCACTCGGGGGTCCTGCTGGGGGGGCCCTCACCAAGCGCCACATACCCCGGACACTAAGCCACGCCCACGTCGCTGTGTCGTCATCTGCCTTAAAGCTGGCCGCTAACTGTCAAATGCCCAAGGTCTCCACAAACACCCCGTCAATGGACATTGTGCCAAG GGATAATCAGGATCAAGACAAGCCAGCACTAAACAGCATATCGGACAACACAGTGGCCATGGAGGTCACGTAG
- the LOC110508787 gene encoding enhancer of polycomb homolog 1 isoform X2 yields the protein MSAQSVYGEKHNMVIPVPEADGNIAYYESLYPGEFKMPKQLIHIQPFTLDTEQPDYDLDTEDEVFVNKLKKKMEITFLQFEEMVDRLEKGSGQQAVSLQEAKLLLKEDDELIKEVFDYWTRKRKIGKHGTLHPTVKQEKRDGSSTSDPYVAFRRRTEKMQTRKNRKNEEAGYEKMLKLRRDLSRAVTILEMIKRREKSKRELLHLTLEIVEKRNVMSDFGGEIMAEVLAQRALAKPAHIIPLAPLTNSNQYRHQDHMDLKEYKSKPEKTEVVRQKRKYERKPKVLPLSAAAPHYSGPSVFNAKDVHQYDFPSSDDELHSQMHSGSSEAEEENDPDGSFSFRRKAGCQYYASRLDHCGSWPWVSPSEGGLGDTRYRYCLTTLTVPPRCLGMARRRLGRGGRVLLDRAHTDFDNVFHGLDSEMLDLPAHSPVTDKFASTSQTNTSDRTSSYSSSSADLSRILLNIKSSRWRHFRPRTLSLHDEDNTVTDPLFRRLGRGQSRITATLAGTTGPLRGAGHTAPTAAFTAQQYQQHQEQLALMQKQQLEQIQQQQQANSASSTANSTQLLVSKMLDSASAQFAATALVTTDQLLALKTKDEEGPGCGVNGVLSPSGVYKGLHLTSTASLSPAAPTSTPSPLTTTTPSSPFLLPSTFNNGTPHTNAAKSTATQVLMGNNNNLHLSMSSLGGPAGGALTKRHIPRTLSHAHVAVSSSALKLAANCQMPKVSTNTPSMDIVPRDNQDQDKPALNSISDNTVAMEVT from the exons ATGTCGGCTCAGTCGGTGTATGGAGAGAAACACAACATGGTCATCCCTGTCCCGGAGGCAGACGGCAACATTGCCTACTACGAGTCCCTCTACCCCGGAGAGTTCAAGATGCCAAAGCAGCTTATTCACATACAGC cTTTCACCCTGGACACAGAGCAGCCGGACTATGACCTGGACACAGAAGACGAGGTGTTTGTGAACAAGCTAAAGAAGAAGATGGAGATCACCTTCCTGCAGTTTGAGGAGATGGTCGACCGTCTGGAGAAAGGCAGTGGGCAGCAG GCGGTGAGCCTGCAGGAGGCCAAGCTGCTGTTGAAGGAGGATGACGAGCTGATCAAGGAAGTGTTTGACTATTGGACCAGGAAGAGGAAAATCGGCAAGCACGGCACGCTGCACCCCACTGTGAAGCAGGAGAAGAGGGACGGCTCCAGCACCTCAGACCCCTACGTGGCCTTTCGCAGAAGGACGGAGAAGATGCAGACCAGAAAG AACCGTAAGAACGAGGAGGCTGGGTATGAGAAGATGCTGAAACTGCGGCGGGACCTGAGCCGAGCCGTCACCATCCTGGAGATGAtcaagaggagggagaagagcaagagagagctgCTGCACCTCACCCTGGAGATCGTAGAGAAGAG GAACGTTATGTCGGACTTCGGTGGTGAGATCATGGCTGAAGTGCTGGCCCAGCGAGCTCTGGCCAAGCCTGCCCATATTATTCCCCTGGCGCCGCTGACCAACAGCAACCAGTACAGACATCAGGACCACATGGACCTCAAGGAGTACAAGTCCAAG CCGGAGAAGACTGAGGTCGTCAGGCAGAAGAGGAAGTATGAGAGGAAGCCTAAAGTCTTACCCCTGTCAGCTGCTGCCCCTCACTACTCTGGCCCCTCTGTGTTCAACGCTAAGGACGTCCACCAGTATGACTTCCCCAGTTCAGATGATGAGCTGCACTCCCAG atGCACTCCGGCTCCTCAGAAGCTGAGGAGGAGAATGACCCCGATGGTTCCTTTTCATTCCGAAGGAAAGCAGGCTGTCAATATTATGCT TCTCGATTGGACCACTGCGGCAGCTGGCCGTGGGTCAGTCCGTCAGAGGGAGGTCTGGGAGACACTCGTTACCGCTACTGCCTCACCACTCTCACCGTGCCACCACGCTGCCTTGGCATGGCACGACGACGCCTGGGACGGGGGGGCAG ggTTTTGCTGGACAGGGCGCACACAGACTTTGACAATGTATTTCATGGGCTGGACTCTGAAATGCTTGACCTGCCTGCCCACTCTCCAGTCACAGACAAGTTTGCTAGTACCTCACAAACAAATACCTCGGACAGAACCTCTTCTTATTCTTCCTCTTCTGCGGACCTCAGTCGGATACTGTTGAACATTAAGTCGAGCCGATGGAGGCACTTTAGGCCCCGGACACTATCACTACACGACGAGGACAACACAGTCACAGATCCTTTGTTCAGGAGGCTGGGCAGGGGCCAGAGTCGCATCACCGCTACCCTGGCTGGCACCACTGGCCCCCTGAGAGGAGCTGGCCACACGGCCCCCACAGCTG CTTTCACCGCCCAACAATACCAGCAGCATCAGGAGCAGCTGGCCTTGATGCAGAAACAGCAGCTTGAACAGATCCAACAGCAGCAACAAGCCAACAGCGCCTCCTCCACTGCCAACAGCACACAG CTTTTGGTCTCCAAGATGTTAGATTCTGCCAGTGCCCAGTTTGCTGCAACTGCCCTGGTGACCACAGACCAGCTGCTGGCCTTGAAGACTAAGGATGAGGAAGGGCCGGGTTGTGGGGTCAACGGGGTCCTTTCACCCTCAG GTGTCTACAAGGGCTTGCACCTCACTAGCACAGCATCTCTGTCGCCTGCTGcccccacctccacccctagccctctgaccaccactaccccctcctcccccttcctcttgcCCAGCACTTTCAACAACGGCACCCCCCACACCAATGCTGCCAAGTCCACTGCCACTCAGGTCCTGATGGGGAACAACAACAACCTCCATCTGAGCATGTCCTCACTCGGGGGTCCTGCTGGGGGGGCCCTCACCAAGCGCCACATACCCCGGACACTAAGCCACGCCCACGTCGCTGTGTCGTCATCTGCCTTAAAGCTGGCCGCTAACTGTCAAATGCCCAAGGTCTCCACAAACACCCCGTCAATGGACATTGTGCCAAG GGATAATCAGGATCAAGACAAGCCAGCACTAAACAGCATATCGGACAACACAGTGGCCATGGAGGTCACGTAG